CAACCCTGCGCATGAAGCCAGATGTGTCACCAAAACGTTTCCCCAGCAGTGAAACGATCCCCGCTGTCGGCAGAACCAGGTTTGAGCGTTTCGGGAGTTGGGTTTCGGTCCTGGGTGCTCTAGAAGTTCACCGGGATGCTGTGATTCAGCCGCTCCGCAGGCGCACATCACCGATATCCTCACGGACGCGCAGCAGCATCTTCTCTTGCAAACTGGACCTTCCGACTAAATCTAATAAGCGGGGTGCCTCCCATCTCCCTCTTGCGCTTCTTACGGACCCGGTGATGTCACTGTGGAGCGTCATGGGATCCttgctctcttcttctctttacaCCCACCTCCTTTAAACCATAAAACCCATCAGCTGAGCCAACGCAGATTTATAAGAAATGTATTGTTGGGTGTTACTGCTTCAGTCAATTAACTCCACGGGAGGCTGAAGTGTCATGCAGGGATGGCCTCTGCTTATCAGAAAACATTAGTTTAACATTTACACACAGGAAAACTACTTATTCGTAGTGATCATCATCATtgtaaacactttaaaaaaaaactttcttgaTCTCTCTGAGTTTATACTTtgctttaaacacatttttaacaACCTCCAACATCTTATTTACACCCCATTAAGTTAATGAAGTTTCGCTCACAGTGGCGGATGAAGGTCTAGTTCGATATTCAAGTTTTCGTTGAAAAATCTTGAAAAAGGCAGTGCAGTGCAGGGCCAGAGGCACTCTGAGGCAGAGGGCTGCCGAGGCGATACGGTGCTGTGAATGTCTTGACCAATTTAGATTGCAAGTTCATCATCATTGCGGCAGTCTCGCGTTCCATTGTAGAAGCCAGTGCTTTCaatgtatttaaaaacataaaaagctcAGCAGCTCAAATGAAATGAAAGCACTCGTTTCGACGAATGATTCCTGCCTGAGTGATAAATCATAAATCCATTCAAATGCAGGTGGTCTTGCCTCTGGATTTGGTATCCAAGGGGATACATGGTGGGGTTTCGGATTTTATAATGCAATCTCACTCAGCAAAAAATGTAGTTATTACAGCCGTCAAATAAATGCTTCAGTAGAAGAGATACATTTTATTATGAAATCCGAGATCTCATCCCGCTCAGTTACCTCCCGCCTCCGTGGGTAAATGCACCAGGTAATCTTTCACCTGTGCTCATGGTGGGCTTGAAGTATATCACGCACTTTTGCGCTCCTGCTTTTGCATCAACTCTTGACTTATGTCTAAAATTTTCTGCCTCAACCACCTAGCAACACATCCTCCCCCAAGAAAAACTTCCATGCGTCCCTTGTGATTGGCTGCCCCACCTGAGATCAAGTGGCCGATTGTTCAATTATGGAGCGGAACCTGCGTCACACACAGGATGCGTTACTGAAGCATAAACCCAACAGCAGCAGAGTTTACCCTGCCATGCTGGAGTACGTAGGTGGCCTCTGTTATACAAACAATTCTCTAACATACattaaccacacacacacacacacacacacacacacacacacacacacacacacaatcttaTGAATGGGTGAGTAGGAggttgtgtttatttgttttcgTCGTACATCCCCCACGGATCACTGCTGTAATGAGAGAGGAGCCCGGCCAGCCACCCATGGAATTACAATTAAGAGGCCTGCTCACAGATTGCGTGACCTAAAGCAGCAGCCAATAATGGTCGTACATTTTTCGCTCCCGCTACACATTCTAAATATAAAGGAACAGAGAATAAAGCTTTTAGCAGGAGAGTGCACTCCAATCAAGTGTCTCTGTTTCCGTGGGTGAACCGGGCTTCGTAACACGCTGGAAATGCATTCTGGGGGTGAGGGGTGTGCCACTGATTCCAAGGTCACAGAGGCTGAGCAGCACACAGTGTTCAGCGCACAGTACACCGCCTCTCCAAGTGCTTGTTGTGGAAGCGCATGCACACACAATCAGGTGTACAGCACACAAACCTGGAAGTAATTCGGCTGTCATAGATCGCGCACACCGGATCAACACTTCTTGCTTGACGTCCAGACTAGAAAGGTTTGCGCTTGGCCCGAAGAAGGAACTCACTCTTGACAAAACTTTTCGTGCTCATGGAAATCTTgtttcagtttgaaaaaaaaaatcttttaaaacacattttcttttaaaaactgcCTTTTGAAATGTGCATTGTGACTCAGGCTTGATTCTGCACCCTGTTTTCTACTGTATGTGCCTTTGTGCATGTATGCTTCTAGTTTTATTGTGCACCACCTTGATTTTTAGACCCCAAGAAAACATATATTTAGAGTATCAAGATGTTTTGAATGTTATGCATGATTGTGACGTTTGGGATTGCAAGAGTTGAAAGACAATCCACAAAAGAAAGATATTTTCAGATTGTTTAAACATTTCAATTGACCATAAGATGTGAAACTAcaaaatatttaacaaaaatcagaaacagaacaaagaaataaacaaagaaaaaccctCCCCAATTCTTGGAaacaatagaatagaaatatatCTCTCTCCACAGTTGTGCACCTTCTACTTGATGAAGTGCATCATTTTGGTAAGAGTCTTAAGAAGCACAGCATCATAAACAGTATGTATGTACGTGTGTGTAACCTGCAAACAATTACATGGAGCACTCTCAAATGGCCAAACAGTAATTTTCCCTGACTGCAATTGCAATGAgaactcgtgtgtgtgtgtgtgtgtgtgtgtgtgtgtgtgtgtgtgtgtgtgtgtgtttgcacattATAATTCTGCAGCACACATTTGTTTTCTCCGTTTGGGATTTCTCGTTTGAGTGACACATCCCGCAGTTGTGAACAGCAAACCCTGCAAAACACGACGTCCAAAGGGAATGAGATCTCCATGCTAATCCCTAATCTGACGCACTCTTCCCTTTCTGCATACAGCGCAGGCACATAAACACCTGGCACACATATGCGATAGGTATTGCCACAGCTTAATATAATATGATTGACCCTGACACTTGTTTAATCTGGACACAGAGTGTGACTAATAGTTCCGAGTCCGTTTTCATTAAGGAGGCTGACTGATTGAGGGTGAATTGAAAACGACAAACCTCATGAGAAATGTTCTAATAGAAGGAAGGTGAAAAAAGTCTGCTCCTGGGGATGAACAAATGACGATACAAAAGGACACCAAGAGTAGTTTCAGCGTGTTAATGGACAGAAACAGCACGGATAGGAAAGCTGTGTGAGAGACAGCAAGATCTGGATCTGCACACGAGGCTTTTCTGCATAGTTTTTTATCATAAAAAGGCCTCGTTGAGTAAACAGACTGCTGGCGTCCTCTGCTGGTCACTTTGCAATGATGGTGCTTTCTGGCTGTTTTAAAAGTTGTCACCAGAGGACACTGTCTCTCCACCAACTAATGCTCAGTCCTGGTTGTCCAGCCCGGAGTCTGACAGATTCTTCTCTTGAAATAAACCGCAGGAGCTGAAGAAGTTCGCACATCATTTGCACATGCGAACATCACaacaaaacaatgtgaaaatatgCGTGAGTAAAAGCCTTGTAATAAAAAATCCTACTTAATGTTCAAGTAATTACAAACTCCATTTTCAGGAAAATCGCAAAGTTTTCTAAAAACCCAGAACAAAACATTTAATCTGTGATTGATTTTACTGCTTATCTTAATGGGGAGAAAACAGTATGAACTTTCTTATATACATGCACTTTTTTGTATCTGCTGGGGTCTGAGAGTTTGTGAACTCTTTGGGCTCTGACCATGAAAGATGTGAgttcttcaaacaaaaaaaacacctgatCATTATCACATGATTTTTACCACACACAGATATGTAACAGTGTATTATTTCCCTCAGTGGATAAATGACCACATAATGTATCATACAGTAGCTCTGTCTGACGTCTGTTGTTCCTGTCTCGGTTTTGGACTTGTGTGAAAGTCTGATAGTACTTTAGGACGTATTGATTTAGAAAATCCAAGCTTTCAGGCATCACTTGGCTTTAGCTTCCTCCACATGATGAAATAGGCTGAACAAGATGTGTAacgatagtttttttttaatgctcctctggtcttttttttttgtggtcagTTATGAAATTCAGCGACTTATCTTTTAGTCAATTTAAGCTTATATGAATAATTGAATAGTAACTTCTACAAGAGACTGCAGAAGTTAGAAGaacagcaaaaaagaaaaaagaaaaacattgcagtgattgtcattttttttctttcatatgtTAAGTATGAATCTGtatatataggtatatatattatttttccatatatacatacatatatatgcatatatacatatgttTTGACAGATGAATGGCAATAAGGTACACTTGGGGGGCTGAGCTTGTTGGACATAACCACAAAAATGAGCTATTTCATGTgacaaattcaaatgaaaatgtcacTGTTAAGGTTTTAATGGCCACAAAGCAGGACAAATGTCCTTTTACTAGGTTTTAGTTGAAGTGAACGCTCAGTTTTAACTAAAACCCTAAAAGTCCAAGGGGCATTTCTCTGTCTTCAATCTGGAAAATGTGGCCAATGGAGGGGGAGTCAACCATGACAGTTCCACTCACGTAGAGGTTGGGCAATGGGTCCTTGCAAATGAGAGGAAgtggaattttctttttttagccaTGCCCAACAGAGAAGTGTGGGTGGAATAATTAGCATAAAGACATGAGGTAGTGGTGGAAGCTGGTCATTTTAAACGCAGACAGAAGAAGCTCTTCATCCACTGTATTTGGGTTATTCTGCTGACAAAGTATCAAAGATGTGATTTAAACATCTAAAAGTTTAGCTGTGCCTTGCGTGTAAAGCCATTGGCTGGGGTACTCCATTTACTATCGGACTGAGTAAGCAACCAGCATTTGGTGAAATAATTAACATCAAAGCTATGTGCAATATATAACATAAAGGTAATGTTTTACTTGTATGTTTAGCCCACTGGAATGGTTCTCCAATTGAGCCATCAGATCAGAATGACAAGAACACAATATGGACTTTCCAAACTTCCTGAGCACCAAAGTGCACTTATTTTCCTGTCAAAAGCCCAAAGCTGTTTACCAAACTTAAGCGGATATGAATTTTCTGTCACTGGTTGCTTAGGTCAAACGGACTTGAGATGGTAAAACCCACTCTCGGCAGGATAATCCTCCAAAACACTCAGCAATGCATGGTTTTAATAATTCCTGATTCAGCATGGGAGATAATGAGAGTGAATTGGATGCAACACACTCAGGGCGCAGAGTTCAgattattttgtttgtgttgcgGGCCAGCGGCACAGAATGATCCATTTCTAGAGCAGAAGATGTGAGGTGCGTTACACCATATGTACAAAATAATTacacagagaaaacagatgtgttCTCAGCAAGTTTttatttcagtggaaaaaaaaaacacagcagaaatgGGGCAAAACTTGCATGTATAAAGTGCTGTAACAGACATCAATAACGGTAACACCGTCATAAGAAAtcttgaaataataataaaaaaagattctATTTACATGATAAAATAGTCTTCCAGCTTAAGTGCAATTCATCTCACACACAGACTCATTAGACACCCATTCTTAGTGCATTTCTATAAATTCAACACTAACTTGCTCTGAGTTACCACAGTGTATCATCATGTCCCATTGGCAGCAACCGTGAGGGAATGGCTTCAGTATGAAATAAGACAGCCCTTACAAACAAacggtgcaaaaaaaaaaaaccaaacaagatAACACACGCATGCTCATGTACAAATACATGCAACCAAACAAGCAGGAACAACTTCCCTCAAGTGGAAAAAGTCAGGGAAGTCACCTCGTAAATGCTCCAACTTGCTGGCTCAGAATCACAGTAATTCATAATGTCGTTATTGCAGTGGGGTTTAATGTTGCCAACTGCTATGTGTTGCGTCAGCAATACACGGTCTCTGCTTGAGGAAGGAATCTGGCTATGTGACGCCAGCAGCACAAATAGCTTTTTTTACTCTGAATCCACAAAGTGTACCCCTCCGTAAGGTACCGCTTTAAATGGTACAAACAGGAAATTCGTACGTTTAAGTCCTTATAAAGCCCTGAGTGTCATGGGGTGAGACAGTTAATCAAAAAGTCAGTTCCCTCAATACGTGTAGTCTTCATCCCTGACAGAGAATGTCAGTCTCAAACTGCAGCAGCTGTCCCATAAAACCCAGATTGGGGGAGATGACTTGACGCCGCTGTTTCACAAAGTCGAAGGCCTCGTCCAACCGAACACGCTGCGTGTGCATGAGGTAGGCTAGACAGATAGTGGCTGAGCGGGAGATCCCTGCCTGACAATGCACCAGCACCCGGCCGCCACTCTGCTTCACTGAGTCTGTGGGTGGGACaagaaaatacacacaaaaagcGATAAGTATACTGTGCTGATGggggacaaaaaaaattaaataaagaaaatatgaaaatgcaGTCACAATTATTCACTGAAATTGTGGTTTTGATTAGTTTAATGTTCTCTTCTGGACTAAACTTTTGCATGGCAAAGGGGCCAAAACaagtaaaacacaaaacattagCTGTTAATAATCGTCTTTTCTGCAGCTTGTGCTGAATAATTCAGTTGTTTTGTAACCAGATTATTACACTGTTTGCGCATAAATCTAAGATGAAAAATGGATTATGGTGTATAAGCTGCTTAGGAATGTTTTGAGGAATTTCAATGAAGCTAATTAAGCTTGGAGTTTCTTGGGTTCATTAGCTTTGTTGGACTTTGACTGACATTTCAGTTAGGAAGCAGTGTCACTGTGCACAAAGTCGAGAGGCTCACCAATGAAAGTAATGGCTGTGTGAAAGCAGGCTCTGATATCTGCTGCCAGCGTATCCTCCACGGTGAGTCGCAGGTACTGAAACTCCCCCTCGTAGAAGttaggacaggtggaggacacATTGAGCACAGCTGTGATGCCTGCGGCTGCCAGCATCTCCCTGCGGGAGGAGTGGAGGGAACTGCCCAAAAACAGGAAGGGCAGCAGCTCTACTGGACCACCCTACagttggaaaaaggaaaaattaggAATTATCACTAAGCAGATTTGTCTTGGTTGATGGTCAGTCATCACAAAAGCCTTGGGATGCACccaagttgttgttgtttgcaaAAATGACATTTATCTTACCTGATCATATGCAGGAGTCCTCCGGCCTGTCACTGTTGGCTCTGGTTCCACCGAAGCAAAGAGTTTACTGGCAGAACTGTAGCAAAGCTTTGGGAAGGACTCTGAAAATCCCTCAAATCCACCTAAATAGAAGTTACAGTGTATTAGCTCAAAAGCAACATTTTCCATAATTCACCTCAAAAATATGTGTGAAAAAGAATTGAAACATTAGAGAACTAGCCTACATTACAATTTAGTGTATTCAAATAGAGAAATAATAGATAATGGCATTAATAGTTCAGTCAGCGTTTCATCAAACGCTTCAAAAACTATTTTTGGAGCAGCCTTTAAACAATTTTGTGGGTGTTTTTACCTTGCAGAAAGCAGATCTGCGCCTGGACTTCGTTCTGCAAGGCGGTGAGCAGCATCTGGGCCACACTCTCCGACTTCAGATCGGCCAACGAGCGGCTTCTCTcttccaccaccaccaccggGGAGAGCTCCCCGCACCGGAGCCGGCCCAGGAGCGTCTTGTCTGGGATGAGCCACTCCAGGGCCACCACTGAACTCTTGGACCTACGACGCAGCATTGAGTTCCAGTTGACGTTTCGGGACACGCAGATGTGCGCCATAGAGAAATCGAGAAAAGGTCTGCAGTCCAGCACCACGCACCCGTCTGAGGTGTACTGGTCCCTGGGGGTCCTGAGTATGTGGACCAACTCATTGCCAGTGATTTCCAGTGTCTCACTGCTTGAAATCATGTCTTCAAAGTGGTTAAAAAGTATCTAAAAAGTATAAATTATATAtacgaaaaataaataaataaacaaaaaagtaCTGTGTTTGTCCTTAACAATCAGTAACAAactataatttaaaaaaagttattaTGTCAGACACTACGACTGACAAAGTGTTTTTAAattgaaaagggaaaaaaatgtattgtaaaTGAATCCGGAGAGTACCTGCACTCTCCGTTACGTAGGTTAAAATCCGCTTTAGTTTCAGAGTTTCACTTGTTCATTGATAACAGCTGTGAGCTGGGCGGGGCTGCCGCGGCCCCTCCTTGTTTTCCATAGAAGGATAAGCGTCAAAGGCGGAACGACCAAATATAGTTGGCCCGACACTCCTCATACGGACACTGACGTAAAACCCGACTTTCCTACTGCGCACGTGGTTTTCTGGGGTtatcttgtgtttttatgttgaatGACGTGATGCTGCAAGTTGGAAGCCAGCTCTCCCACCCGCCTCTGAAACAACCGCTGCCTTCAGAGGAAATGTTGAGAGCTGAGTTCAGTTTAATCTCGCGCTGCCTTCAGCTGCTGTAGAACTGCCTCTGTTTTCTTTCCCCGCGTAGATCACAAACACAGCCTAACACTTTCCCCAAGTGCTCTCACTTACCTGAGTGAAGTGTGTGAACCATCTCAGAGGCATGTGATATCTAGTATCAAAAGTAtcagaaagaaaataatttatttaaaaaaatctattcaAAACATCATAGACATTCATATTTATAAAACTTATCATGGAGACCATCTGCCAAAATACATAAAACCATATGGGTCACTGCAAGAATGCCTGTGAGCATAAAATCTTCTTTTAGACCTCTGAGGGCAAATTTTTCCAAAGTATAACTGCAGAACGCTCCTCCTTTGAGCAATAATGCATTTATGTGGCCTCCGTGCCAAGAAAGCTTAAGCAGTTTAATACCCCATTATcgaagagaggaaacaacacgtGGTTTGTtgtaaaatgcttttttaagtgTTGGATCAGATTGTGCAGTATGTCCATTTCTTTGTAGTGTCCTCCCGAAAGGTGAGTACAGCACAATTAATTGTAGATTCAGATTTTTCCAGATCTGGTCTGGTTAGGACATTCCTTAGAAAGATTTTCAAAGTCTCTATGCGTCTGTGGGCTATTTGCACACATGTTGCAGAGTAGTTGAAagcgaaaaagagaaaataaggtGTTTAGTAACTTGGTTAAGTAGAGAGAAGGGAATTGAATTTGGACTTGCATCTCTAAGTGTGTCTCTAGGTGTTCTGTTTGTATCATATGTTTTGTCTCTCCATTAGAAGAGTATTCCAGTATCTAGAATAAACATGTTACACCGTGCATTGCAAACTAAATCCAAATAACCTAGTTGCTTTAGCTTATTTTATGTTGAGGCCAGTTCTGAATGAGCCTTCATTTGTTCTGCGCAGACGCAGCTTTATTTATGAGAGATAAAAAAAGTAAGCTAATGAAAATAGTCCCACAACTGAAGCACAACTGTCCGATCTTGAGTGCTTTTTTGAGTCTTTTCGAAATCAAAGTCAACGCAGGCAGGTGATAAACATTTTCGTTACTGTCTGTCGGCAGATGTGCCCACTGAGGTGTGCATCCAGGGAGACACAGGAGCCGAGTTAAAAGCTACTCAATAGGAGGCCATGGGaacatgaaacatttttttctcaatctAAAACTATTCAAACCTCAAAAATAACACTGTGGTTTTTCAGAGAACTAGACTATAGTCGGGATTTGTCATCTCACCACATTTCATATATGAACTGTGTTATGCCCACCAAGTCTGTGCAGCTAGTGCAGAGGTGAGGCGGTGTAAAAAGCATCGCACAATATGTTGTTTGTTCAAACTGCGGTCAAACTGCCCGGGTTGAGTTGTTGTAGATGAGGAGCATTTCTCTTCTAATTGGCCTCCTTCTGAGTAGCTTGGCTTTCCCATCAGAAAACattctgattctccaaactgagagcgctCTGTCCGCTGTCTACTGCAGGTGACACAGTGACCACTGATAAGAACTTTGTTCAACCCCACTTAAAAGAAATGGAATATCTCCTTAGATCATTTCCTCAAATCATACAGATACGGGGAAGTGTGATTCAGTTGTGAAACTTAAGTAAGTGTATTGAGTCAAACTAAAACCTGACTTTATCCATCGATCATTGCAGCTCAGCGTTGTATTTTAATCGTTACTGGACGTCATGAATATATCAGATTTAAGATACGTACACTTCACACGTTAAGGTCGTGGGATCAGTGTGATGTCACAGCCTTCAAACAGATGTGGTGATGGTGTCAGTTCTCCACACACTGACACATTTTGTGGAGTTTTAACACAAAACTATGATATCATTAAAACTACTGTTGAGGTCTTTTTCAGAGATTCTTGATCATAAGATTTAAAACAGCAAAATATGGGACGTCGTGCCTGTAAAGTGATAAGAGCAGAAAGAGCCACAGGTTACCGGAAAGTCTTGGGCCTTTAGGACAATTTGATAGAAATCTTTTTTCATGAATGAAACATTTCCCATAAT
This Odontesthes bonariensis isolate fOdoBon6 chromosome 6, fOdoBon6.hap1, whole genome shotgun sequence DNA region includes the following protein-coding sequences:
- the dusp2 gene encoding dual specificity protein phosphatase 2; amino-acid sequence: MISSSETLEITGNELVHILRTPRDQYTSDGCVVLDCRPFLDFSMAHICVSRNVNWNSMLRRRSKSSVVALEWLIPDKTLLGRLRCGELSPVVVVEERSRSLADLKSESVAQMLLTALQNEVQAQICFLQGGFEGFSESFPKLCYSSASKLFASVEPEPTVTGRRTPAYDQGGPVELLPFLFLGSSLHSSRREMLAAAGITAVLNVSSTCPNFYEGEFQYLRLTVEDTLAADIRACFHTAITFIDSVKQSGGRVLVHCQAGISRSATICLAYLMHTQRVRLDEAFDFVKQRRQVISPNLGFMGQLLQFETDILCQG